In the genome of Hyphomonas sp. Mor2, one region contains:
- the ubiG gene encoding bifunctional 2-polyprenyl-6-hydroxyphenol methylase/3-demethylubiquinol 3-O-methyltransferase UbiG: MTETAATVSNTTSRPSIDPDEVAKFSAMAAEWWDPKGKFRPLHKFNPVRLEFIRDTLEDHFRLDSSARKPFEGLRILDIGCGGGLVSEPMTRLGAAVTAVDASEANIKTAMTHAEQGGLDIDFRAGTVEALIESGEAPFDVVLNLEVVEHVADPTAFLKDCASLVKPGGLMIVATLSRTAKAFALAIFGAEYVLGWLPRGTHEFEKFLRPEEIAGPLRDAGLSVQAPQGVSFNPISDQWRLSTDTKVNYMMVAARPDA, encoded by the coding sequence ATGACAGAGACCGCTGCAACCGTTTCAAATACAACATCCCGACCGAGTATTGATCCGGACGAAGTGGCCAAATTCTCCGCCATGGCGGCGGAATGGTGGGACCCGAAAGGCAAGTTCAGACCGCTGCACAAGTTCAATCCCGTGCGCCTGGAATTTATCCGCGACACGCTGGAGGATCATTTTCGACTGGACTCCAGCGCGCGCAAGCCGTTCGAGGGCTTACGCATCCTCGATATCGGTTGTGGCGGTGGTCTGGTCAGCGAGCCGATGACCCGGCTCGGCGCGGCGGTTACGGCTGTCGATGCGAGCGAAGCGAACATCAAGACCGCGATGACGCACGCCGAACAAGGCGGTCTCGACATAGATTTTCGGGCGGGCACCGTCGAAGCCCTGATCGAAAGCGGTGAGGCGCCGTTTGACGTGGTCCTGAACCTGGAAGTGGTCGAGCATGTTGCAGATCCGACGGCTTTCCTGAAAGATTGCGCCTCGCTGGTGAAACCTGGCGGGTTGATGATCGTCGCGACCCTCAGTCGCACCGCGAAAGCCTTTGCGCTGGCCATCTTTGGCGCTGAATACGTGCTCGGCTGGTTGCCGCGCGGCACGCACGAGTTCGAGAAATTTCTGCGGCCCGAGGAAATCGCCGGCCCATTGCGGGATGCCGGTCTGTCGGTGCAGGCGCCGCAGGGGGTGAGTTTCAACCCGATCTCGGATCAATGGCGGCTCTCCACCGACACCAAGGTGAACTATATGATGGTCGCCGCGCGGCCCGATGCGTGA
- a CDS encoding aspartate kinase: protein MARTVLKFGGTSVADLERISHVADIVAHRASKGEKLAVIVSAMSGETNKLVSLAKGAAGDAIVGDEFDDEYDVVVASGEQVTSGLLALSLRKRGLDARSWLGWQMRMKTREGHGAARIDGFDEESGLGAAIDGGQVAVIAGFQGVTEEGRVSTLGRGGSDTTAVAVAAALGSVPCDIYTDVDGVYTTDPRIVPQARRLERVSYEEMLEMASLGAKVLQTRSVELAMNHQVPLRVLSSFSGPEDDNPGTWICNEDEIVEKQVVNGVTYSRDEAKVTLYGMEDKPGTSANLFALLAREGVNVDMIVQANARGEDRANMVFTCTSGDSEKAQRVLEANDETVSFDKMDVTRDVAKVSVVGVGMKSHTGVAETMFEALAAKNINIDVISTSEIKISVLIDADYTELAVRALHTAFDLDAT, encoded by the coding sequence ATGGCGCGCACTGTATTGAAATTTGGCGGCACCTCCGTGGCAGATCTGGAGCGGATCTCCCATGTCGCTGATATTGTTGCGCATCGGGCCTCAAAAGGCGAGAAACTCGCCGTGATTGTCTCAGCCATGTCGGGCGAAACCAACAAGCTGGTGAGCCTCGCCAAGGGCGCGGCGGGCGATGCGATCGTCGGGGACGAGTTTGATGACGAATATGATGTCGTCGTCGCCTCCGGCGAGCAGGTCACCAGCGGACTTCTGGCGCTTTCACTGCGCAAACGCGGTCTTGATGCGCGCAGCTGGCTTGGCTGGCAGATGCGGATGAAAACGCGTGAAGGTCACGGCGCGGCCCGGATTGACGGATTTGACGAGGAGAGCGGCCTCGGCGCGGCCATTGATGGCGGGCAGGTTGCCGTGATTGCAGGCTTCCAGGGCGTTACCGAAGAAGGACGCGTCTCAACACTGGGGCGCGGCGGCTCCGATACAACGGCTGTTGCGGTCGCGGCGGCGCTCGGCTCGGTGCCCTGTGATATCTACACCGATGTTGACGGGGTCTACACGACAGACCCCCGAATCGTTCCGCAGGCCCGCCGATTGGAGCGTGTGTCTTATGAGGAGATGCTGGAAATGGCGTCTCTGGGCGCAAAAGTCTTGCAAACCCGCTCAGTCGAGCTGGCAATGAACCATCAGGTGCCCTTGCGGGTGCTGTCTAGTTTTTCTGGGCCTGAGGATGACAATCCCGGGACCTGGATCTGTAACGAGGATGAGATCGTGGAAAAACAGGTCGTAAATGGGGTTACCTACTCTAGAGACGAAGCGAAAGTCACGCTGTACGGCATGGAAGACAAACCAGGCACCTCTGCCAACTTGTTTGCCCTGCTGGCCCGTGAAGGCGTCAATGTCGATATGATCGTCCAGGCCAATGCCCGCGGTGAAGACCGGGCGAACATGGTCTTCACCTGCACCAGCGGTGACAGCGAAAAAGCGCAGCGTGTCCTCGAAGCCAATGACGAGACGGTCTCTTTCGATAAAATGGATGTCACGCGCGATGTCGCGAAAGTCTCGGTCGTGGGCGTGGGCATGAAGTCTCATACCGGGGTCGCAGAGACCATGTTTGAGGCGCTGGCGGCAAAAAACATCAATATCGACGTCATCTCGACCTCCGAGATCAAGATTTCGGTGCTGATTGATGCAGATTATACCGAACTGGCCGTTCGCGCGCTTCACACCGCGTTTGACCTTGACGCGACCTGA
- a CDS encoding DUF924 family protein produces the protein MRDRDAVWPTPGAVLDYWINAATEDHLFANRQHKLWFTKSAATDAFIARHYSNLYDALTHGLAEEWAGAGPRARLAAIIVLDQFSRNMFRGHARAFACDALARDLARGGVETGEDRSLSEIERSFLYLPFEHSEDLADQELSVRLFEKLAANARPVFKPICDSSLDYARRHRDIIREYGRFPHRNNLLGRECTPAEALYLSKPGAGF, from the coding sequence ATGCGTGATCGAGACGCGGTCTGGCCGACTCCCGGCGCGGTGCTGGATTACTGGATCAATGCGGCGACAGAAGACCATCTCTTCGCCAACCGGCAGCACAAATTGTGGTTCACGAAATCCGCCGCGACAGACGCGTTTATCGCGCGCCACTATTCAAACCTTTATGATGCACTGACGCACGGCCTGGCCGAGGAATGGGCGGGTGCCGGACCGCGCGCGCGACTGGCCGCGATTATTGTACTCGATCAATTCAGCCGAAACATGTTTCGAGGGCACGCCCGCGCTTTCGCATGCGACGCCCTCGCCCGGGATCTCGCCCGAGGCGGCGTGGAGACCGGTGAAGACCGATCCCTGTCGGAAATCGAACGATCCTTCTTGTATTTGCCATTCGAGCATTCCGAGGATCTCGCAGATCAGGAGCTCAGCGTGCGCCTGTTCGAGAAACTGGCTGCAAATGCCCGCCCCGTTTTCAAACCGATCTGCGATAGCTCGTTGGACTATGCGCGCCGGCACCGGGACATTATCCGCGAGTACGGACGGTTCCCGCACCGGAATAACCTCCTGGGACGCGAATGCACGCCAGCGGAAGCGCTCTACCTGTCCAAACCCGGCGCTGGGTTTTAG
- a CDS encoding M1 family metallopeptidase, which yields MRILLAAFGAVLTVSGATAQGIEQTKGDFVDKFRQLDEVLPSPNIYRNAAGEPGHEYWQQEADYEIEVRLDEPARRITATQTVTYSNNSPDTLRYLWLQLDQNRFREDSIAEMTRTFSAKEPGSVNQRMALKPQIQLSSLRRMQSQADNAYGYDITRVADAGGRALPHTIVGTLMRIDLPQPLRPGQSTAFQIDWAYNLVDQDAMGGRAGYEHFPYDLREGGNDIFLVAQWFPRMIAYSDYEGWHNKEFLGSGEFTLEFGDYSVEITVPNDHIVSSTGVLQNARQVLTGTQRRRLNEARTADRPVFVVTPEEAEANESSNPTGTKTWRFEASNVRDFAWASSRKFAWDAQGFRQPGAEVETVMAMSFYPKEGGDLWQKYSTTSVIHTMDVYNRFAFDYPYPTAQSVNGPVGGMEYPMITFNGPRTTLQDDGSRTYTMAEKRFLIGVVIHEIGHIYFPMVVNSDERQWTWMDEGLNSFLDSVAGYEWDPDIPWTRSLPRDLVFYMVSDEQVPIMTQSDSVLQLGPNAYGKPSAALHILRETILGRDKFDFAFREYSRRWKFKRPTPSDFFRTMEEASGVDLDWFWRGWFYTTDHVDISLDRVFHMEMDTEDPDIDLARHRSDVQNEPDKVGVLNDRADGIETWVDRHPDIRDFYDDNDIYTVTNKERNDYKTLLDGFDPIEREVFHRAVAEDAEYYALEFSNVGGLVMPIILGLEFVDGSTERMYIPAEIWRRNPHKVSKLLVFEKGRELKQIIVDPNWETADADLENNYYPRRLTPSRVEAFKFKNPFTFDRRDIMQDIKTELLTDEVTEDSENKAAVQD from the coding sequence ATGAGAATTCTACTGGCGGCGTTTGGGGCTGTGCTCACTGTCTCGGGAGCGACGGCGCAAGGCATCGAGCAAACCAAGGGCGATTTCGTCGACAAGTTTCGCCAGTTGGATGAGGTTCTCCCGAGCCCGAATATCTATCGAAACGCCGCCGGTGAGCCCGGGCATGAGTATTGGCAACAGGAAGCCGATTACGAAATCGAGGTCCGTCTCGATGAGCCTGCGCGGCGGATCACGGCGACGCAAACGGTCACCTATTCCAACAATTCCCCGGACACGTTGCGCTATCTCTGGCTGCAACTCGATCAGAACCGGTTTCGTGAGGATTCGATCGCGGAGATGACCCGCACATTCTCGGCCAAGGAGCCGGGATCCGTGAATCAGCGCATGGCTTTGAAGCCACAAATCCAGCTCAGCTCGCTGCGCCGCATGCAGTCGCAGGCCGACAATGCGTATGGCTATGACATCACCCGTGTGGCCGATGCTGGCGGGCGCGCCTTGCCCCATACGATTGTCGGCACCTTGATGCGGATTGATCTGCCACAGCCCCTTCGGCCGGGTCAGTCGACCGCTTTCCAGATTGATTGGGCTTACAATCTCGTCGATCAGGACGCGATGGGCGGCCGTGCAGGGTATGAGCATTTCCCTTACGATCTGCGCGAAGGCGGCAACGATATCTTCCTGGTCGCCCAATGGTTCCCGCGCATGATCGCCTATTCCGACTATGAAGGCTGGCACAATAAGGAATTCCTCGGCAGCGGCGAGTTCACGCTGGAGTTTGGCGATTACAGCGTCGAGATCACCGTCCCCAATGACCACATCGTGTCCTCGACCGGTGTGCTGCAAAACGCGCGACAGGTTCTGACCGGTACACAACGCCGCCGCCTGAATGAGGCGCGAACGGCGGATCGCCCGGTTTTTGTCGTGACACCTGAGGAAGCGGAAGCCAACGAAAGTTCCAACCCCACAGGCACCAAGACCTGGCGCTTTGAAGCGAGCAATGTGCGCGATTTCGCCTGGGCCAGCTCGCGCAAATTTGCCTGGGATGCACAGGGCTTCCGTCAACCGGGCGCCGAGGTCGAGACAGTCATGGCCATGTCCTTCTATCCGAAAGAGGGCGGCGACCTGTGGCAGAAATATTCAACCACGTCCGTGATCCACACCATGGATGTCTATAACCGCTTCGCGTTCGATTATCCGTATCCAACCGCGCAATCGGTCAATGGACCGGTCGGCGGGATGGAATACCCGATGATCACGTTCAACGGGCCGCGGACCACACTGCAGGATGATGGCAGCCGGACCTATACGATGGCCGAGAAGCGGTTCCTGATCGGCGTCGTCATCCATGAGATTGGCCACATCTATTTCCCGATGGTGGTCAATTCCGATGAGCGCCAATGGACCTGGATGGATGAGGGCCTGAACAGCTTCCTCGACAGTGTCGCAGGTTATGAGTGGGACCCGGATATCCCTTGGACACGCTCTTTGCCGCGTGATCTGGTATTCTACATGGTCTCGGATGAGCAGGTACCGATCATGACGCAATCTGACAGCGTCTTACAGCTCGGGCCAAATGCCTATGGCAAGCCGTCGGCGGCGCTGCATATTCTGCGCGAAACCATTCTGGGCCGAGACAAGTTCGATTTCGCCTTCCGCGAATATTCTCGCCGCTGGAAGTTCAAGCGGCCGACGCCGAGCGACTTTTTCCGCACTATGGAAGAAGCTTCGGGGGTGGATCTGGACTGGTTCTGGCGCGGCTGGTTCTACACGACCGATCATGTCGATATTTCTCTGGATCGCGTCTTCCACATGGAAATGGACACCGAAGACCCGGACATCGATCTCGCGCGACATCGCAGTGATGTCCAGAACGAGCCGGACAAGGTCGGCGTCCTCAACGATCGGGCCGATGGGATCGAAACCTGGGTCGATCGCCATCCGGACATTCGTGACTTCTATGATGATAATGACATCTACACCGTCACAAATAAGGAACGGAACGATTACAAGACGCTGCTGGACGGATTTGACCCGATCGAGCGGGAGGTTTTCCATCGCGCCGTGGCCGAAGACGCTGAGTATTACGCGCTTGAGTTCTCGAATGTCGGTGGGCTTGTCATGCCAATCATTCTCGGCCTTGAATTCGTCGATGGTTCGACCGAGCGGATGTATATCCCAGCTGAGATCTGGCGGCGCAATCCGCACAAGGTCTCGAAATTGCTCGTATTCGAGAAAGGGCGCGAGTTGAAGCAGATCATTGTCGATCCGAACTGGGAAACGGCCGATGCCGATCTTGAGAACAATTACTATCCTCGCCGTCTGACGCCGTCGCGGGTGGAGGCGTTCAAGTTCAAGAACCCGTTCACTTTTGATCGCCGGGATATCATGCAGGACATCAAGACTGAGCTGCTCACCGACGAAGTGACCGAGGATTCGGAAAACAAGGCCGCGGTGCAGGACTAG
- a CDS encoding FKBP-type peptidyl-prolyl cis-trans isomerase — protein MRKLFAALGGLILAACGGETMDPNDPLATYIPWDSAADGVQTTESGLQYVIIREGDADGVTPGPKDEVTVMYDGRLTDGTVFDSSYAREEPATFGVGQVIAGWTEGLQLMSVGDEFIFYIPNDLAYGNRARGNVIKAGDDLIFRVELQDVLKAPEPIESNTDAWAQYTPWTPEAEEVQTTESGLQYVVLSEGEEGGVSPGPRDQVSVFYEGRLTDGTVFDSAYARGVPSSFGVNQVIPGWTEGLQLMSVGDQFMFYIPAEIAYGDSPRPGGLIKPGDDLVFQVELKEVVKAPEPRPTDSEAWDRFTPWNSELPEVQKTGSGLEYVVLASGDESGTRPQGGEYVAVYYEGRLDEGGDVFDSAFLRGEPAMFPANRVIPGWVEALQLMKPGDRWLVHVPGNLAYGPRGNGPIPPNAALNFEIELMDVLPVR, from the coding sequence TTGCGCAAACTGTTCGCGGCCCTTGGCGGCCTGATTCTCGCAGCATGTGGTGGAGAAACCATGGACCCGAATGATCCCCTCGCAACCTACATCCCCTGGGACAGCGCGGCTGACGGCGTGCAGACGACTGAAAGCGGCCTGCAATATGTGATCATTCGTGAAGGCGATGCGGATGGCGTGACGCCCGGTCCGAAGGATGAGGTGACCGTCATGTATGATGGCCGTCTCACAGACGGAACCGTGTTCGACAGCTCCTATGCGCGTGAGGAACCAGCAACGTTTGGCGTGGGTCAGGTGATCGCAGGCTGGACCGAAGGCTTGCAACTGATGTCGGTCGGAGACGAGTTCATATTCTACATTCCCAATGACCTCGCCTACGGCAATCGCGCACGGGGCAATGTCATCAAGGCCGGCGACGATCTGATCTTCCGGGTTGAACTGCAGGATGTGCTGAAGGCGCCGGAGCCGATCGAATCGAATACTGATGCATGGGCGCAATACACGCCCTGGACCCCCGAGGCCGAAGAGGTTCAGACCACTGAGAGCGGCCTGCAATATGTCGTCCTGAGCGAAGGCGAGGAGGGCGGTGTATCGCCGGGGCCTCGCGATCAGGTCAGTGTCTTCTACGAAGGCCGTCTCACCGATGGCACCGTATTTGACAGCGCCTATGCGCGCGGTGTGCCCTCCTCTTTTGGCGTGAACCAGGTGATCCCGGGCTGGACGGAGGGTCTGCAGCTTATGTCGGTGGGTGATCAATTCATGTTCTACATCCCGGCTGAGATCGCTTATGGCGACAGTCCCCGCCCAGGCGGCCTGATCAAACCCGGCGACGATCTGGTCTTCCAGGTCGAACTTAAAGAGGTTGTCAAAGCGCCAGAGCCGCGTCCGACGGATTCTGAAGCGTGGGACAGGTTTACCCCCTGGAATTCAGAGCTCCCCGAGGTCCAGAAGACGGGCAGCGGCCTGGAATATGTCGTATTGGCCAGCGGTGATGAAAGTGGAACCCGTCCGCAAGGCGGCGAGTATGTCGCGGTGTACTATGAAGGGCGTCTGGATGAGGGCGGCGACGTCTTTGACAGTGCCTTCCTGCGCGGCGAGCCGGCCATGTTCCCGGCCAATCGCGTGATCCCTGGATGGGTTGAAGCGCTGCAATTGATGAAGCCGGGCGATCGGTGGCTGGTCCATGTGCCGGGCAATCTCGCCTATGGCCCGCGCGGCAATGGCCCGATTCCGCCGAACGCGGCACTGAATTTCGAGATCGAGCTGATGGACGTCCTGCCTGTCCGCTAA
- a CDS encoding DUF6702 family protein: MLTLALRCLLIGLCALGLTHGPSQAHEQAVALTEIIVKPTASGSCLEGPCRVEVAHRLSIHDAESTLMSVLGARADLVGDPAAQAKFATYVAERFLVSNAATGESLPLTLLGGEVERGFYWVYQEGLLPAGTSELAITQSVLMDAIPHQTNRVNVKSLSDVETLIFTGVSEAQVYRLP; the protein is encoded by the coding sequence ATGCTGACACTTGCTCTGCGATGCCTGCTCATTGGTCTTTGCGCTCTGGGTCTGACTCACGGGCCAAGCCAGGCGCATGAGCAGGCCGTCGCGCTGACGGAAATCATCGTCAAACCCACCGCCAGCGGGTCCTGCCTCGAGGGACCGTGTCGTGTGGAAGTCGCCCATCGCCTCAGCATTCATGATGCCGAGAGCACGCTGATGTCAGTGCTCGGCGCGCGCGCCGATCTGGTCGGGGATCCGGCGGCGCAGGCAAAATTCGCGACCTATGTCGCCGAGCGTTTCCTTGTCTCGAACGCGGCGACAGGGGAGTCTTTGCCATTGACCCTGCTTGGCGGCGAAGTCGAGCGAGGGTTCTACTGGGTCTATCAGGAAGGCCTGCTACCGGCAGGCACGTCCGAACTTGCTATCACACAGAGCGTTCTGATGGATGCGATTCCCCACCAAACCAATCGCGTGAATGTAAAATCTCTGTCCGATGTGGAGACGCTTATTTTTACCGGCGTCTCAGAGGCGCAGGTTTACAGACTTCCTTAG
- a CDS encoding threonine ammonia-lyase: protein MSTKLPISIEDVREAAKALEGQIERTPMRHSKTLSEITGADVWIKFENLQFTGAFKERGALNKLIRLSDDQKKVGVIAASAGNHAQGVAYHGRRLGIPVTIVMPVTTPFNKVEHTRAFGARVLLEGHTFDEANAHAQSVRQREGLTWIHPFDDPEIMAGQGTAALEMLEDQPDLDTLIVPIGGGGLISGMATAAKAHNRFLRVVGVEASMYAGMRARLEGREPTTGGASIAEGIAVKDVGDLTEKVVRELVDDVVLVEEEHIERAITLYVDIEKTVSEGAGAAGLAAMLAHPAKFAGRRVGLILCGGNIDTRLLSSVLTRSLVRDNRLVNIRIVGDDRPGLLALVSKVIGDAGANIMEVAHNRIALDVPAKGAEFDILMETRDAQHTQEVIDALGQAGYPPRTN, encoded by the coding sequence ATGAGCACCAAATTACCGATCTCGATTGAAGATGTCCGTGAAGCGGCCAAGGCCCTTGAGGGCCAGATTGAGCGCACGCCGATGCGCCATTCGAAGACGCTGTCGGAGATTACGGGTGCAGACGTCTGGATCAAGTTCGAGAACCTGCAATTCACCGGTGCGTTCAAGGAACGCGGCGCGCTGAACAAGCTGATCCGCCTGTCGGATGACCAGAAAAAAGTCGGGGTCATCGCCGCTTCTGCTGGCAACCATGCGCAAGGTGTCGCCTATCATGGCCGTCGACTCGGCATTCCGGTCACGATTGTGATGCCGGTGACGACACCGTTCAACAAGGTAGAGCACACCCGCGCCTTCGGTGCGCGCGTCTTGCTCGAAGGGCATACATTCGATGAAGCTAACGCTCATGCCCAGTCTGTGCGCCAGCGCGAAGGACTGACCTGGATCCACCCGTTTGATGATCCTGAGATCATGGCGGGGCAAGGGACGGCGGCGCTGGAAATGCTGGAAGACCAGCCGGACCTCGATACGCTGATCGTGCCGATCGGTGGCGGCGGTCTGATTTCAGGCATGGCAACCGCGGCCAAGGCCCACAATCGGTTCCTGCGCGTCGTTGGCGTCGAAGCCTCCATGTATGCGGGCATGCGGGCACGTCTGGAAGGACGAGAGCCAACGACAGGCGGCGCGAGTATCGCCGAAGGCATTGCCGTAAAAGATGTCGGCGATCTGACGGAAAAGGTCGTTCGCGAACTTGTCGATGATGTTGTCCTGGTCGAGGAAGAACACATTGAGCGCGCGATCACGCTTTATGTCGATATCGAGAAAACCGTATCCGAAGGCGCCGGCGCTGCGGGCCTCGCCGCCATGTTGGCACACCCGGCCAAGTTTGCCGGTCGCCGCGTTGGCTTGATCCTGTGTGGCGGGAATATCGATACGCGTTTGCTATCTTCGGTGCTGACGCGATCGCTGGTACGCGATAATCGTCTGGTCAATATCCGGATCGTTGGCGATGACCGGCCCGGCCTGTTGGCGCTGGTCTCGAAAGTGATTGGAGATGCGGGCGCGAACATTATGGAAGTGGCGCACAACCGCATTGCCCTGGACGTTCCAGCCAAAGGCGCCGAGTTTGATATTCTGATGGAAACCCGCGATGCGCAGCATACGCAGGAAGTCATCGATGCGCTTGGCCAGGCTGGCTATCCACCGCGGACCAACTAG
- the rimM gene encoding ribosome maturation factor RimM (Essential for efficient processing of 16S rRNA) — protein MSKAAADLVVVGVILGAHGVRGDVRVKSFTAEPEALFEYAPFLSEAGQVLIDPVRARPGKDHFIVSPETPRQKEEWDQLKSTRLYVPRDVLPETEEDEYYIDDLVGLDVFSGGDAPIGRVKAVLNHGASDLIEVQPKPSGKPVLIPFTLEDVPVVDLGKNRIVVANFEVWADETKPEKDA, from the coding sequence ATGAGCAAAGCAGCTGCAGATCTGGTCGTTGTCGGCGTCATCCTCGGCGCGCATGGCGTGCGCGGGGATGTCCGCGTGAAAAGCTTCACGGCCGAGCCTGAAGCTCTGTTCGAGTACGCGCCTTTTCTATCCGAGGCGGGGCAAGTGCTGATCGATCCCGTTCGCGCCCGCCCGGGCAAGGATCATTTCATTGTCTCGCCTGAGACACCGCGCCAGAAGGAGGAGTGGGACCAGCTGAAAAGCACCCGGCTCTACGTCCCGCGCGATGTCCTGCCGGAGACCGAAGAGGACGAGTATTACATTGATGACCTGGTCGGCCTGGATGTCTTTTCAGGCGGCGACGCCCCGATCGGGCGGGTCAAGGCGGTGCTCAATCATGGTGCCAGCGACCTGATCGAGGTCCAACCCAAACCGTCGGGCAAGCCGGTCCTGATCCCATTCACGCTTGAGGATGTTCCGGTCGTCGACCTCGGCAAGAACCGGATCGTGGTGGCAAATTTCGAAGTCTGGGCGGACGAGACTAAGCCCGAGAAAGACGCCTAG